GTGTTTTCAAAGAATGGTAAACACGAAGTAAAATTATTCTGTATCCAATAACATTTCAATTCATGAAAGCCGTTTGGTGTCCGTCATTATATTAGCGTTCGGAGGAAGTTGTGTGGAATTCTTCATCCAAAGAACCTTATGAATTCATTGTGAATCATTAAAAAATCTCTCATTTTCCATGACAcgtacatttttttgttttggtgctCTATGTGTCATCTAAATTTTTACCAACTCTTGCATTAATGTTGAAAGAGCTTTTTAGTTTGGGTAAAATCAATCTTTGGTTTTTTACCAATAGAGCACAGCTCATCCCTCTGTGTTTTACCATTGATTATCACTACTTTTAATCATAAAGGAATGTCATGACATTCATTACTACATAATTTTACACTCTCACTTAACCAAAAGTAACGTATCTTTTGCCACTAAGCTGAAGTTAATGATGCCCTTGTTCAAGGATTCAAACAGCAGGAAGTCTGTAGGGAAGTCTATTTTGTAACACATGTTAGTCAGCTTTCTACTGAGTGAGTACGCTACAgattatttttaactgaaattgaCACTAACCGTATGATGTCATGATGTTTCCGTCACGGACTCTCATATGGTTTCAAACATTCCCTGCACAACCTTTTGGTGACATAAAATCACATGGTATTACTGGGTTAGATATAGAGAACTTTGTGAATGGATGTTGCAAAGGAAAGATGGATCAGTATAGTTTTTCGGTGAAGCAGAAATCTGCAATGATATTTAGTACAGAAGTCTTGTCTGGGATATGATCAAGGTATGACGATTGCCATATGACAACTGCGGTTGTTTTCATTAATAACATGTCAcctttgatttcattttgttgaaaataatcaGACTTATCTGGATGTCTCAGAGCCAGAGATTAACCAGTGTAGTTATAAagttcttaaaaatatttcttaacttatCCATTGAATCATACAGGACTGTTGTCAAGCTTCTGTAGAAAGTTGTCATCAAACAGTGGAtttcataatttgcatcctgTAAAAAGATAAAGCAGAAACACTGTTGGTACAGAACTTGAAATTAGGAAATTCATGATGGATAGTTTCTGTCAAAgctattattattgtcatttgatgggccccattttttttttttttcacagtcaTATTAGTGTGAtgaatgtaaatataattttcatgttattttattcTTAACAATGTTTGATCAGAGGTTGCAGTGTCCTAGCGTATATtgtgaaaacatttttgtatgAGAGATTTTCTTAAGATGTCAAAAAGAAATGCCGGGTGTGTGGTCTACGTTATCTAACACCTGTCTTTCAGTAATAACTTACTTGATCTTTAGTTTGATAGCAGTGGAGTgcttggaagaaaaacaaagaacttaaTAACAAGTAGATAAATAGCTAATGAAATACGAGGCcaatttatttgaaatgtcTTGATGTTGACAGATGGAATTCCTACTGGGAGAGAATAACAATTGACTAGTCAAAAATCAAcagttcatttaaaaattatcatttgaatTAGTTACTTGTTTCCACTATTTTCCTGTGAAGGGAaaaattcttttgaatattattcAAAATACAATAATTCCATCACTTTTGCAAACTCTTTGTATTTGAAACAGTTGTCCAtccaaaataaagaaagaatgcATGGGAACCATCTTAGTGGAACACAAGGAACCATTCTGACAAAAATTATACTTAGGTAGTCCAATTTTTATGCAGGATTTTcctttattacaaaatatttcttgttgTTATCATCAACACAATTTGTTTGGGTACTTGTTGAATTACTGTCGAGGCtttatttcagaaatatttccttttaatgaattaattccCTTAGCAAACATGATTtcagtgttgttgttttttttctcagaacTTCCAGTCTTTGTGAAAGAGATTAAAGTGCAAGGTGTGCAAGCTGTGgagaaaaagagggaaaaaagatcaaaacatgATCCAAGAAAGCGTGACGATCATTGTTATGTCTTACAGGTAATTAATGACAAAAGTTGTAGATATAgggttttgttaaaaaagaaggTTCAACAATCAATAATTACTTAGACACTAGTAGTGTACAGATTTCAGCTGAGATGTGAAGCTGTGTAACTTcttataagaaaaattatagaACTTATTTAAGTAATCATTGGATCATACATTAGAAACCTCTTTTGATGTGTTGTTGATTAATATTCTACTTTAATTGTGCAATAAAGATGtcattgaattgaaagaaatctATAAATGTAATCATAggaagatggaaaaatgctAAAGGGGACTAAGTATAAATGGGTTGAGAAGATAAACCTCTTCATGACAGagacacttaaccctttacatcctgaAATCaatatacatattctccatactgctctttatacatatcctaaggtgctgacaaggagaatttgtttaccaatcaaaagctttttttgttggtgatcatttcctttattctcataaccttaacatgtgattcaggggtggtactgttgggagaaatttgatactaatcactcttggggtcactcttttattctcataaccttaacatgtgattcaggggtggtactgtagggagaaatttgatactagtcactcttggggtcactcttttattctcataaccttaacatgtgattcaggggtggtactgtagggagaaatttgatactagtcactcttggggtcactcttttattctcataaccttaacatgtgattcaggggtggtgctgtagggagaaatttgatactagtcactcttggggtcattcttttattctcataaccttaacatgtgattcaggggtggtactgttgggagaaatttgatactagtcactcttggggtcactcttttattctcataaccttaacatgtgatttaggggtggtactgtagggagaaatttgatactagtcactcttggggtcattcttttattctcataaccttaacatgtgatttaggggtggtactgtagggagaaatttgatactagtcactcttggggtttaAAAGGTTCCAAGAGAGGATTTAAGGTCTACTTGTTTTCAAGATGAACTAACTGTGAAGACCATTGAAACTAATATCTATTGACTTTTATTAACACTGAAAGTAATTGCATGACATTGCCCAAACATATTTAAAAGGTAATAGGTGACAACTTGATGCAGAGTCAATCCATTTAAaatgtacaatttttaaaaatggtaTTAGAGTTGAAAATGGCATGACAAAAACCAATtagcttttgaaaagttttatttcttaatcaTATTggctgatatttttttgtaaatatttgttcaaTGATATACTGTAGTTAGTACCAGGGCAGTCTCAGCATACAAAGGGTCTTCTAATAACTTTGTCCTTCGTAGGTTTCTTGGTCAGACAATACAACAGAAACTATACACAGGACATATGAGGAGATGTTTGACTTCCAGTGCAAGGTACAGATATATGATGAAATCCCTTACAGACACATGACATAGAGCCAGGACAATTGCACTTGTTGAGCTAAAATCTTCCATGCCAAGGGTCTCTTCATTTAGGCTTGACAACCCAATTGACTTGGAAATTTTTATAAGCTTATTTTACCGCTATGAATCTTGGGAATTCCATGTCAATTGTGGTGGGATCTCCAATCTCAGAATTTATATAGGGAAAAAGTAGAGCTAAGGCAGCATTAGTAATCTCAGTTACAAAAATGTGGGTTTTGTTTACTGAGGCAGCCCTTTGTGAGAGGGGGAACAGTTTTTAGTCAACTTCCACATTTATCTtgtggtttaaatttttttcacggtgtgaaattttttgaaagctgTCATTGTTTCCTAATTGTCATAGtgcaaaaaagtaattttagaaaatttatgttcaattgatttttaaaatatttaaaccaAGAGAGAAAGCAAGTCACACATATTTACAGCAGATTGATTTCAGACTAACATTACATTGTGGTCCAGattgttgaaatattttcccCTTTGCCCACTCAAAGTTGGTAATAGGAAAATTGGACCACTTGAAAGAATTATTCAAACCTTGAGAGGGTGCAATTTGTTTAAGAAACTTTGTCCAAGGTTGTCATCAGAGTGAAGTGGTGTTACTTTTGGCTGTCAACAACAGGGCATTTATAGGTCACATTTTGAAGATAAACATGAACACATGCCCTCAAGGCTCACGAAACTACTGGTCACTGTTACTTTTTTACCATATTTTATAATTCTCTAGTAAATTGTTGTCAtgtgaagaaaaattgacattttACATAATGCTGACCAAGTTTTCCCTGGAAACCCGAAAAATGAATAATTCTATGACAGAATGTGACAACCTTTAGAAGAAAAATGTCTTGAGGAATGTGTGTCTGCACTCTGTCATCTTTGCTTGAAATTTGAGATCATTTTACTGTTGCTAAAACATGCAATATAATAAAACAGACATGTTACTTTCTTTACATGATTACTTTCCTTGTCAGTGGTAAACCATTTGTGAATTTcaggtttgaaaaagaaactttgaacATATGAACAATTCTGCACCACTATTATTATGACATGTAGCCTTTGTACTTCCTCTTCATCTTATGTTAGTATCACTGCCCAGGAGATTTCACACATTTATACCTTAAAGAAGTTCCTTGCAGAATTTTGTACCTTTTCAAAATATGGTGCCAGGGTAGTGAACAAAAAACAATTGGTGCACAAAGTCTATTACTCAAAGAACCACGTAGCAACCTAATTTTAGGGATATTGGCATTAACAAGCAGATActtttcattaaccctttaactcctaagatctcattaataattctcctgactgtctgcgatacagttcttgtgatgttagtttagagaaattggtattggatcaacttataatcccccaattgatatttttctctattctcgtcacttttctgcttgatattgtattgatattgtaaggagaaattctgttttggtcactcatgggagttaaagggttaatatgttTTGATAGGCTCATCTTGGTTTGACATACCAAAAAAAATCCCCATATTTGATTGtgtatttctgttttgaaatcCCAAGCTGCGCAAAATGTATCCAAATAAAGTTGATGCAAGTGGCAATCCTTGGAAGCTCCCTTTTTTACCTGGTGAGAgtttttttattaagttattaaattttcaaaagagtATGAGAGTGTAATTGATAAGTGttatttcattactttaaaTATGCATGAATATATAGCAGATGTCTGATGTTTGGAAACAATCATTGTTGCAATTCTGCCAACATGCTGGGCACAAAAATGCAAGTAGTACATGTGTTGATGTGTTCATTAAGTTTTTATGAGATGAACAGGAATCATGCAGTGACCAGAGCATTTACCTACAACTGCTGTGGTCTTGTCAGTTCAGTTCTCAAACATGGCATCACATCATGATACTCATCATCCTCACTTTCTTGCTCCTTTTACTTTATcattgattgaaattttttgtaggAAGAATCAGAATGTTTAACAAGCCAGAACCTAAAGGGGAAAAACTGCCCATCCCTGATATTTCAGAATATACCAGGTTTGGTCTAgttttttatctttaataatatatatataaccaCTAATATTCTGAGTTATCAACTGTGACAGAAAAAGCCTGATTCACCCATTAaaatcacacacaaaaaattttcagaacaaaaagaaattaagcaaaaaaaaagaaacagaattttGATGAAAGTGttgcacaagaaaaataaaaaaagaacttgatgaaaaacaattggaaagaagaaatacaaatttataATGAATGATGTCAATATGATTTTTGGCAGCAACAATAGTTAGTCTCAACTTATAGAGAACATTGATTCTTTTCATCCTTTAGGTTGTTTAGCAGTCTTCCTGAGTTTGTTCGAGGTTGTGATCATGTAGTAAAATTTTtccaaagtgaaaaaagaatcAGGAGAAAATCagacaacaaaaagaacaagAGTGTAGCAAAAACAGAAGAACAATCCAActgtaaaaacaagcaaaatgaGTTTGAATCACCTCATAAAATAGCTGAAGCTGTGCGGGAACAGTCACTTGGTAGAAAAGATAAAGTCAAGAGTGCAGATGTCACAAgcacaaaaataaagaaaaaaacaaatagcgAGTCTTCTGCAGAGAATGTTTCCAAGAACAATGATACTTGTATTGTGGGGAGAGAATCACTTGTTGACAttgatgaaaatggaaatgagGTTAAATCCATCCTTTGTGGTAAGTTGTGGAGGCCTGATTTTTTAATATGTGACTGTCACAACACTACAACATTATTGGACCAAAGCTCTTTATTATTTAAACATATACCTCAACTGGTGCTTGTTGTAAGCCTTACTCTTAGTTAAAAAGTTATGTAATCAAAATTCATGTGTGAAAGGACTAATTATCATGAGAGTtttattaactctttacacccttacatcagtattcatattctccatactgatatctgtacatttactaaggtgctgacgaggagaatttgtctaacaatcaagagtttctttagttgtgatcatttcctttattctcatgacattaatgtgtgattcaggagtgatattgtaaggagaaatcagatgctaatcactctcaggggttatGAGGGGTTAAGATAAAATAGTGCATTGTCATGCGTTTAACTTTGATTGGTGATGCAGTGGTGAACAATTTCAGAAACCTCAAAGGAAAAGGAGGAAAGTGAAAAATCTGTTTCCAGTGACCAACAtcacaaaaatggaattatTAACATGGTGCCAATACAAACATTGTTGCCTTCATCATCATCCTTGTCAACATCAGgtaacaattttaattttcctctctctGTTTCAAAGGTAAATAACTATTACACAATCCATATGGTCTCATTTGAATCATTCCACGATACTCGTGAAAATGTTTATCAGATACAAGTAACCAAAATGATTGTCACAGGTGacttaaaattacaaaaatccAGGCTTACTccaattaattattttatttaaatccCAGATACTTTTTAGTCATTACCATCAGCTGAGATATGAATCAAGCCACATCTGTGGTGGGAAGAAAATTGAAGAGGGTTATTTCTCCTGCAAAGGAATGAAGTGGTGGTTATGATCTAATGAGAACAGTGTTGGGCTTGAAAATGTGGGGCATGGGATCTAGCTGGTGAAGTGTCAGGGAAACTGAATGGATTTTAGGGTTCAATTGACTGTGaggatacttttttttttaatgttcagATTCATTAATGATATGTCATTATTGCTGATCCAGTTAACAACATCCAAGTTTACCTAAAGTGATggtgttttctttattctctttgtTTAGGATCTCTTTTGACATCTACACAGGTATCTCTGCCTGTAAAACAGCCATTTCATTCTGCTGTTCAGCCAAGTAACAGTATGTTACACATGTTAAATACTAATGGTTATTCACTGCCTCCATCCTTAACATCGCTGCAAATAACTCTACCATCTTCACCCATTGCATCTTATCCTTCACCTTCTCCATCTCCAATCACTTCACCTGTCATGTCTCCTGCCAACTCACCATCACTTTCACAACGATCTTGTTCTGGAAACATAAACTGGACTTTGAGGCAACACAGCCGGGGTGTGAATGTTTGTGATTGGCTCAGGAATTTGAGACTTCACAAATACTCGGAAGTGTTTAAAGGAAAGACCTTTAATGAGGTGAATTGTAGcttaaattgttttgaaaagtttcaagTATTTCACTACATTgatattttcataacaaaattttaGGCAGGGCCAAACATTTTATGCTTActaactgaaaaaattgttgtcGAAGTAATTAATATGGTGTTTAGCTGACACTATGTTCCTTTTGTAGATGTTGCAATTTTCTgataaagattttgaaaaacttGGCTTAACAGCAGGAGCAAGAAAGAAGCTTCAAATGAACCTGGAAGTTCTTCGGTATGTCTCATCAAAGTTTATTAATTAGTAAAACTTTTGTTAGTAATTGATGTAAAATTGTGCAGGTTCACACAGCTGTGCAGCCcttgattatttaaaattagTGCTGGGCTTAGTTTTTCCAGTTAATGACTGTGAAGGAGTCCATTTAAAAATCTGACAATCTTTTGTCCCTTCAATCATCTGACTCGTGCATTCTTTCCAGCAGTTGCCATAATTATTTGATTGTGTATCAATCAACAAGATAATTTCCTGTCTTATTCAAGATAAAATCCTCTTATTGATGAGTTTTCCCATTCCCTTTGGCATTTTCCTGAATAATGTACTGAAGATGCAAGGATATAAAAGGCTTGTGTTAGTCAGTTCTGCAGGGTAATaggtttttaagaaaatagaaCATAGAAGTGCATtacatttgtatttttaattaatacttTGAAATAAGATTTACACAGTGCCTGTAGTGAGTGGTTGTTTTTTTGGCACAGGACAAGAGGTTGCTTCACATCAAATGGTTTAACATTGGTAGACATTCTTCCTTCACCTTCAAGCTTTCCAGTGAACCTAGCTCAAAGTTACGGTTCAGACTGTGAGTTCCTACGAAGCGTCAGTGAAAGTGACAGTGCCAGTGACTGTGGAAGTGACATATTATCTGAACCCGCAACCCAGGTTTGtgaattttgttcagttttgtcaCAGGTGGCCCAGTTTAAGTATTTGTATATGACAAGTTGATTTTGcaattcacatttttttaaaccaaaatgaAGCATACATGTATATGTCTTCAGTTAACTGTCTTATGCTTgagaaatttggaaatttttacaggttgataaaaataatagttataataataacaactttatttaaggGTAATACACAACAGTAATTCAACTGATGAAGTACCAtaattagaattaaaatgtaGTCAAGGGTTATAAAGCTGGTCAACAGGTCTCTATAAAGAATATATAAGctaaaaactagataaaataaaatatgctgCTTGAGTCAGGTTAAATTGCATTTGGACTGAAATGTTCTACTTCATCATAGCTTGCTAGAAAATGTCGGTGAAAGGCCTTTCTGAAAgaagcaataataataataattattgttgtcaccttttttttaggttaatgGATAGTTGGTTCCACAGCCTTGTTGTAGATATGCTAAAGGTCCTCCCTCAGTTTTGCGATTTAAATGAGGGCAGGCGAGATTTAATTTACTATATGTAGTAaggttgggggggaggggggacaAAACAATTCCTCCTGCAATTCCCTGTTACAcctgtttcaaaattttaacaggTAAGTTAagaattgctgtttttttctatCTCGGCAAAATAGGCAAGTTTTCTTTCTAGTTGTGTACTTTGATGGTGTAAAAGAATTGTCAGTCCCTTTCTGTGAATAAATGaggtaaattttgtttcctATTCTCCCAGACGTGCTCAAGTATTTATCCAAGGAAATTTCCAGCCTTAAATGGATTCCATGTGTCATGCTACAACTGTGGAAGTCTTGGCCATATTGGTGGCCAGTGTATGGCTCCAAACCTGGATAAAAGAATTCCCTCAAGTtatggtatgtttttttttactcccTGATTAACAGCCTAGAGATCAGCTTATGAGTTCTCATGTAATTTAAATAACTCAGTCACTTTTGTACATTTGCTGCCATAAGTCTTAATTCCTTAGATATTACTGAATAAAGATGGCCATTGATTTGCTGATTCTCATAGTGGCTCTTTGAATACATTTTATATACACACTTTTATTATACTTTATAGAATAAATAGTGTGTGtatataggaaaaaaatagCTCTTTTACAATCATGCAAGTTTATATCTGGTTTTAAACAGCACCACAGTCTATACCAGTATTTGCTAATTCTTTGAGCTCTTTCTAACAATCCCCCTCTTCTCCAACAACTGTCAACAACATCAGATAAGTTTGTGTCATATGAAGGTAACATTTGAAAGGGATGAGTTTATGGGTTCTGATCATATGTTTGAAGGATGCTGTAATAATAATGTTAGCGCTGACATGTTTTAGAAGACACAGGATTGTGCTCTTGCAGTACCCAGGTGCCACAGGTCACTGACTTTTTGTTTGAGGGGAACCTGTGAAGTGTAGCTTTGATAAAAGCTTTAAAGAGCTGGTTATTTCACATTAGTATGACAAGAGCCAGTGATTCTTCTAAGTACACAGCTATGGAAGAGAAACATACTGTGCAATCCATATTCTTCAGTAGGCTATTTGCTACCTTGACAAGTCAGCTTATTTGTTATGTTTGCAGGTATCCATTCAAGGTATGATGCACAACTAGAATGTTGATGACagttcaaacaaacaaacaaaggcaTTCAATCATTCTTACACTCAAACAAGAAGTTTTATCATCaaacaagaagaaataaagTTCATCAGAGGAGGAGGAGGTCATCAAAGGGCAAAGACACAACTTGTGATTACATAATGTATATGTCATCTTCAGTGTACTTAACTTTTGGAGCTAAAATGCTTGGATTGTTTGGTGAGACAAGGAAGGAAGAAACTATCATGGGCACAGAGGTTGAGCATTTAGGGTGAAAAAGAAGCGTAAACATTTCCTATGAAGAACCTGGAAAACAGTAGAAAAAGATGGGAGTGTGCATAGTCCTTAATCTTTGGCACGACATCAGTGGTGACAGGAGTTACTCTCCCTTAATAATCCAATACGGCTAATGTATAATTGGTCAAAACAGGCTGCAATGCAGTTTTATagtcaagaaaaaaagacaaaaacgagTAAAACACACACACATAGCAGGACTGTTCAGTCAATGTTAATAGCTGTGCACCTTTAACTACCATCAAATTGCTGTGGACTGCAACTTAATATTTAGCTGTGACATTCATTTAGAAACTGAATTAAGGGTTACTGTAAACCATATGGTGAGAAGAGCAATCActaaaattgcaataaataGTTTTGTCATATTAATACTAGATGAAACAAAGTAGAGAGgtactaatttatttttcaaaggagAATTAACTATTGACAATTCTTGCTCTGCAAGTGCGACATAACATAGAGATttcaaaaagtgaaaatgaaCATTAAGTTCAAATAGatcaaaagttattttcttaTGCTAGAGAGTTGTCacaattaattattattttctagaAGTACTTTTAAGACATTGAAAAGGGGTAGAAGCATGAATTATTGCTCAGCTCTGTTAGCGCCATGCAGAGAAGAGGTCTAACAGTAAAGTCCTAATACAGCTGACAATCTTGTTAGTTCAATACCTAATATGTACCAGCTAGGAATCTAATGTCTCAGTGTAGCAAATTTACATATTTTCTGAAcattcaaagaaagtaatatattttctaacaaaaaatgtttgcttCATTCTTTGTTTGAATGCACTGTACACACACACTTGACAGACCATCGTTGTTCCACAGAAACAgtttgaaagttatgaaaagTTGTCCGTACCCACAGAAATTCCTCTTCAGTTTACCCTGTACACCATAAAaccagtatccatattctctacaTGTACACTTCctttggtgctgacaaggagaattcattcaacaatcaaagcttcttaggatGGAAATCATTTTTATAGTTACTCTTATGATCTTAAaaaatgattcagcagtatttcTGTAAGGagatttaaccatttaactcccatgagtgaccaaaacagaatttctccttacaatatcaatacaatatcaaccagataagtgatgagaagaaagaaaaatatcaatttggggataattggttgatccaatactaaattctctgaactaacatcataaaaattgtatggttgacagtaaggagaagtacaaatttgatctgggagttaaagggttcagatactggtcactctaaggggtttcAG
This region of Pocillopora verrucosa isolate sample1 chromosome 3, ASM3666991v2, whole genome shotgun sequence genomic DNA includes:
- the LOC131793040 gene encoding zinc finger CCHC domain-containing protein 2, with product MIQKESVISWFKSLDGDDRIDLMCNLLDCCLPWEIRFLGTFIEAQVQRDYPAFRQPESTANNPFDLSCLTCLYDVHVRRRLCVSLALLHSSNRQAASVLFGILNDFQPSSLGEEEFFTELSLLITMSAHHPAFSFHQKHTLSAKLKQLKQSANHTSDLSETVSEASSGSSTFSCDQDASAKKDARDDLLFEEKQKKESVEEKATVNEILKVESANVGDSSLTKDNTLKELPVFVKEIKVQGVQAVEKKREKRSKHDPRKRDDHCYVLQVSWSDNTTETIHRTYEEMFDFQCKLRKMYPNKVDASGNPWKLPFLPGRIRMFNKPEPKGEKLPIPDISEYTRLFSSLPEFVRGCDHVVKFFQSEKRIRRKSDNKKNKSVAKTEEQSNCKNKQNEFESPHKIAEAVREQSLGRKDKVKSADVTSTKIKKKTNSESSAENVSKNNDTCIVGRESLVDIDENGNEVKSILCETSKEKEESEKSVSSDQHHKNGIINMVPIQTLLPSSSSLSTSGSLLTSTQVSLPVKQPFHSAVQPSNSMLHMLNTNGYSLPPSLTSLQITLPSSPIASYPSPSPSPITSPVMSPANSPSLSQRSCSGNINWTLRQHSRGVNVCDWLRNLRLHKYSEVFKGKTFNEMLQFSDKDFEKLGLTAGARKKLQMNLEVLRTRGCFTSNGLTLVDILPSPSSFPVNLAQSYGSDCEFLRSVSESDSASDCGSDILSEPATQTCSSIYPRKFPALNGFHVSCYNCGSLGHIGGQCMAPNLDKRIPSSYGIHSRYDAQLEC